The Argentina anserina chromosome 5, drPotAnse1.1, whole genome shotgun sequence genome includes the window tctgatcgTTGTTGGCTTATTAATGGGTATGGGAACAAGCACCTTTGTTATCAGATGGATCAACTTTCTCACCATGGTAAATGTTATGCACTTTTGCTTAATCCCATTTCTGTTGTGTATCACTATAGTTTTATCATAAACATTGGGGAAAGCtggtttgtttttttgtttttttttcaactccGGTTTCTGGAAAGCTATCTCTCAAGTGATTGAGTGGGTTGTTTAGCACATCTGTTTACTCTGGGGCATCTGGGCTCTAATGCTCAATGCCTGTTTTGGTGGCTCTTAAGTTTGATCCCCCTGTTGTTCTTTAGCTGAACAATGGGAAAAGAATGGTGCTTTAAGGCCAGTTATCTCCCAAATGACTAAATGGGTTGGTTAGGattcttgttctttttctGGGTTGTGATGCTCAATGACTATTTGGGAGGCTCTTGGGCAACTTTGTTGATTTCCGccactgtgtttctttcttacCATTGATCTTGATAGTGCAATGTTCTAAAAGAAATTTCTATCTTTTAAAATTTGCCcaatttatgatttttttccTATGGATTTGGTAATTATTCTACTCAGTCCTTTGGTTTTAGGCTTTTAGCTCCTGTATTTAGATTGTTGTAGAAATCCTGTTCAAATTCGAATTCTTGGCAAGCCAAGTAACGAGCAGCTCTAGTTGATGAGTGCAATAAATGAAGAAAGAAGGAACCTTTATGAAATTTTGTTCGCTGGTGACCGGGTAGTGGGTTGAATGCTATCTAATTGTATTCACCATGCAGCTATTAGCAATTGCTGTGGTACTTTTCGGAGTATGGATGAGCACTCATCATGATGGCTGTCGGAAATCCCTCACCATCCCTGTTTTAGCCATTGGTGCTGTCATTTTTTTGGTGTAAGTTCTGCTCTATCCATCACCTGAATTTTTATGCATTGTCGTATTTCCAATATTAAGAGTTTATCTATTTTAGATAACACTACATGCACTTTTGTCTTTGATTGATAGATCTATAATCGGGTTCTTGGGCGCGCTGAAAAGAAGCTCCATACTGTTATGGATTGTATCCTTTCTAGAATATGGTTCAATGTGTTTGAGAaattacttttgcaatttttcCTTCACTTTTATGTACAGTATCTGATTCTGCTGTGCATCATCTTGGTGGGAATCCTGGTGTTCACAGTATTAGCGTAAGTGATAGCATGCTGTAGCTCAATGTTTATGTGACTCAAGTCTGGTAGTTTACGTTTCATTATCTTATATATTTCTGCATCATGAGTGGAAATTCTTCAAAAAATGTACTTACAAGGAGAAACATTTCATGCTTGGCTGCAATTTGAATTTTGTCATGAACTTCTGAATTTTAGTTGCAAGTTGCAACTGTTGTTTACAATTTTACATGTCTTTCTTAATATGCTTTGTGGTGGAGCATAAGATTCTTGCATGCTACTGCAATGTTATTGAGCAAATGGTGTAATAATTTTCTGTACATCACACATAGCTTCATAATTTGAAATATAGCTCACGCATAAATGGTTGTCACTAGCTGGCTTAcaccaattcaaaatatgctCCTCAATAGCTTAATTTCATTCTTTCTGTTTAAATGTCACCAGGACTGCTCACTTTGTCTTCTTCATATCACTTGCAGGTTCATTGTCACAAATAATGGTTCTGGTCATAGTGTTGCAGACTTGAGGTAACACGTCATGGATGCATTTTCCATCGTCACAGTATTTTCTGATCCTTCATCCGTATTTTTAGTTGGACGCATTACTCATTTGTCTGTCTACTATTGAACTTAGTATGAGCATAAAACTGGTTTCAGTTTTATTTTGTTAGGAGAAAACATCTTATTTCTTAatccttttttctcttttagtTGTTTTATGCAAGGAGTGCTAAAATTGGTATGCTGGTGGCGATTAATATAACTCTTGTCTGTTCAGGTTCAAGGAGTATCAACTCCAGGATTACAGTTCATGGTTTCTAAAAGAAGTGAGTTTCTTTTGCAATTAGCAGCATAAATAGTGATATGGGGTGTCACCTCCAACTTTTTCATGCATTTGTTGATATTAGTTATTCATCTTGTTTTAGTTGAACAATACCCATAACTGGAAGCACCTAAAAGGCTGTCTTGTAAAATCCAATGATTGCAATAACCTGTCAAAGAAGTATAAGGTTCACAtctgaacttgttttgattaAACCTTCCTCTCCCCTGATatcaattattattttcttatgtttCCTTTTCTTGAGACTTGATTGGATGTTTCCACTTGCTGGTTGCAGACTCTCACGAAATACAAATCGGGTAAGCTGACCCCTATTGAGGCTGGTTGCTGTCGACCACCATCTGAGTACGTGCCGAATTTGGATTTTGACTATTGCttcttttgttctttcatGCATTCCAATGAAATGCCAAATGAGAATCCAACGTTTTCTTGTTGATATcagatatattttttttcttgagtgAGTCTCTAATAAGGTTCTTAAGTAAGGCCTTGAAAAATTGATTCTGACTATATTGACCACTGACAACTAAAGTATTGAGATGCATCCCAGTTGTCCATATATGATCTAACAAAGAAGTCCCCATCTCAAGACCTTTACAGAGATTTCAGTTTTGTTAGCTTCTGTCGGTTACATATTTATAATGATTTATCTTTAGGAGTAAGAAAGCAAATCCCCAAAGCCTCAGGAGTGGTTCTTTTTCGCCTGTAATTATATCTGTAACTCATTGCAGACATATTTAGTGTATATGCAGTTTGCTTCGGACTATTAATACTCCAAATTACTGATCTTACCAATTCTTTAATTCACGTGTACTCCTAGATGCGGTTATCCTGCTGTTAATGCCTCATACTATGACTTGAGCTTTCATCCAGTCAGTTCAAACAAGGACTGCAAACTTTACAAAAATGCTCGGGACACCAAGTGCTATAATTGTGATTCCTGCAAGTAAAGATTTGATACTGTCTCATTCTTGTTTTCATATCTTTTTTTCTGTTTCCCTCTATAATATTTCTCATTGGCATTTACAACAATGTTTTTAAAGGGCTGGAGTTGCACAATACATGAAAACTGAGTGGAGAGTGGTTGCGATTTTCAATGTTGCTCTATTTGTTGTATTGGTAAGGCCCTCTCTCTCATCTACTCAACATAGTTGTTGAGTTCTCTTCACCTGATCACAAAATCTGTTGTACATTAAAATGTTTGAAGTATTGAAATGACTTCACAAAGTCAGCGTAATGACCTTGATGGCAAAGGGAATTAATGTTCTTCACTTATACTGTGTTTCTCGTTGAGGCCTCTTCAATAACCCCCTACAATATTTTATTGTCAATTATTTCCTGCAAGGCTTGACGTCTTGAATGTTGACATTGAATATTCATTTTGTTCTGCAATGCCAGTCTCTGATATACTTTGTGGGCTGTTGTGCGAGACGAAATGCTGCAAGAGACCGTTCCAAGACATAAAAAGTGGAGATCAACTTTCAGAAGTCCTCTTAGAAAAGAAATAGTGTCCCTGAAGATCCACTAAGCTGTGAGTGATTTTCTCCCATTTCCTTTTCATCTAACGATGAGATGTTCAGTAATGCAATGGGTTAGACCTTCTAGCTAGAGGTTCTCTGTGCCGAAAGTTCTTCAGAACATGTTCTATGATGTATATCACTTTCTTAATTCTTTCAGCTTTCAGGATCAAAATTGATTGCTTATCATGTTCTTAGCATCAATACATATAAGATTTTTGTGTGTATAAATCAGATGCTTCTGGACTATAGATTGAAAGCTGGATAGAATGAAGTTTGCTTTAGTAGCTTTTACAAGTATGTAACTATGTATGCATATTCTGATTTCTGCAGATGGAGCGACAACGTGTCAATGCacatattttatttatgaCTAAACAGAGCCAAATAAATGGTACTGGACTACTAGTACCTTATTAAAGCCATTCTGAAATCGAAAACCACAAGAAATATTTAGCCTTAAAGCAATACAGTTCATTTGGATCCCATAGGCATCAATCAAATGTTGACTCTTCAGTAAGTTCAAAGCAGAGGCCAGAAATTGCAGTTTCAGCTATCAAAGCCAGCTCTACagtgttgagaatatatatcTCACATTGGGAATTAACTAATTAAGACAAATCATGTGGGTTTATAAGGAATTGGGTCACTCAATTTATTGCCAAtttgttttggatgtgaatCTCATATCACTTcatcatggtatcagagcgggttatATCCACGTGTGAAGTCTAAATGACCACACGGACTCCACATCATCCAAAATGTTTTTCACGTGTATGACTTGAAATTCTCCACACGTGTGGGGACGTGTTGAGTATATATATCCCACATTAGAAATTAGGACATAGCATGTTGGTTTATAAGAGTTTGTATCCATTCATTGTcattggttttggatgtgaacctCATATCACTTTATCACACAAGACCTTCGGAAGCTTCTTCTATTGTGCTAACCCATATTTTGGTTGATATCTGTTTTCGTGAAATCAGGACTAACTGCATTGGTTGCAATTTTCGGAATACTTCTATACCAAGATTCTTGTATAAGCATTCAGAGCTGCTTGTGACACAATGTTTATAGGCCAGTTTCTTGATTCTGAAATAGTATGTTTTCAAGCAACCCCGTTTGGTATGTCTGCAGTAAAACTTCTTTCAATGATGTAGAACCTAAAATCACTGAATATGACTTGGGATAAACTGATGCAACCTAGAATTAAAATTGAAGTCTAAGCTTTATTGGATTCTGAAATGCTGCATATTTCAGAGACGCAAAAGGCCTCGGTGGTGTGATAATTTCATAATTATAAACAGCCAACAAATGGTACCAGAGCCAAGTTAGGCTAGAAAATGCCTTAGCTAAATAGCATCCTAGCTCAACATGGCTCAGATACCACCTGATTGGAGACACTAATATTGTCCTCAGTACATTGTAGAATGTCTTGCTGCTTATAAACTTGGAATTGTTCGTCTTTGTTCGCAATGTGAGTGTTGAGAGTATACATTCCACATGGGAAAATGAGACATAACTTGTGGGTTTATAAGGATTCAGGTTACAACATCTATTgccaattggttttggatgtgaatCCCGAATAactttatcatggtatcagagtgGGTTACCCGTGTCCAAGTGTGCGAGGGCGTGTTGAGAGTATACATCCCACATGAGAAAATGACACATAACCTGTGACTTTATAAGAGTTTGTACCACTCCATCCATTGTcaattgattttggaatttgaaTATGAACCCCATATCACTTTATTATGATATCAAAACATATTACATACGTCCACGTGTAAAACTCAAATGACCACATATATTCCACGTCACCCAAATTGTGTTTGAATTTGCTAGAAATCCTCATGTTCATTGGATCGAGTAAGAATAATGCAAGCAACTTATAACCATTATCATTCTTATTCAATTCAATAGTATTCAACTGAATCCACTGCAAGTGGTTTAGTGAATTACCTTTGTTGAGTGTACTCTGCAACTTGGAGTAGGGCTCGTCAGCAGGTCGGGCCGGGCCttagtaaatttaaaaaaGTAACAACTCAAGCCggatatttaaaaaaaatgaagatccaagcccgcccatCTAAAGCGGGTCTTTcgggcttttgcgggccgggttttgcgggcttgtattaaaaaaaacataatgctagaatttaagggtttgaaacaataaaataattattagaaaacattctaaaaaaaagtcacaaatacattctagtttcgaaatattgttgatcgacaccagtagatgtgatcgatatatatatttagagaccatgtaaaaattcatccgttttgaacatggtttgaccgtccgtacctacggtcaaccaaaaaataggcgttttgacataataaaaccccattgaccggggttttgttAAATGGGTGTCCTCGTTGCGACCatgcacgatcggtgacaaaaaattggtgatttcaaatatgtaaacagttttTCGCATTCGCATATTGGTAATAGGCCCCcacttagggcatattagtattgtttttggtttaccggaaattccgacggtcaaacgaggtccgaattggatgaaattttaaaattgtcactaaatatatataccgatcacatcggatggtgtcgatcgattctgagaagtttccttcatatagttgcttcataatgcgatagttttattataaaacctaatataaaggttatgatacattagtggacacttcggcgattgataactccagttcgaaatatggtcgatcgacaccagcagttgtgatcagtatatatatttagggaccccgtaaaaatttcgtccgttttggacatggtttgaccgtttgtacatacggtcaaccaaaaaagaggtcttttgacatatttagtaacaaaaatgaggtgatttcagatatgcaaacggctttcggcccatctttgtaatgagtcatcccttagagcatattagtggtgttttcggtttaccgaaaattttTACGGTTAAACAAagtctgaattagatgaaattttacagggttactaaatatatatatcgatcacatttgctggtgtcgatcgatcccgagaagtttttttcatataactgcttcataatgcgatagttttattataaactaatataaaggttatgatacattaatggACATTTCGGCGATTGATAActtcagttcgaaatatggtcaattGATACCAAcatatgtgattggtatatgtatttagggaccccgtaaaaatttcgttcgtTTTGGACATGTTTTGACTGTttgtacctacggttaacaaaaaaaaaggcgtattaacatattgaaaccccattggtcggggctttgctaaatgagtttcctcagtgcgaccgtgcacgataggtaacaaaaataaggtgatttcaaatatacaaacggctttcggcgttcgcatctttgtaatgagTCATCCCTTatagcatattagtggtgttttcggtttaccggaaattccgacggttaaacgaggtccgaattggatgaaatttttataaactcactaaataaatatacaaatcacatttgctggtgtcgattgatcctgagaagtttctttcatatagttgcttcataatgcgatagttttattataaaacttaatataaaggttatgatgcattagtggacacttcggcgattgataactccagttcaaaatatgatcgatcgacaccagcagatgtgatcgctatatatatttagggaccccgtaaaaattttgtccgttttggaaatggtttgaccgttggtacctacggtcaaccacaAAAGAAGCCTTTTGatatattgaaaccccattgatcggggctttgctaaatgagtttcctcagtgcgaccgcgTATGATAGTTAACAAAAAcgaggtgatttcagatatgcaaacggcttttggcccatctttgtaataggtcctcctttagagcatattagtggtttttttggtttatcggaaattccgacggtaaaacgaggtctgaattagatgaaattttacaaggttactaaatatatataccgatcacattttCTGGTACCGATCGATCCCgaaaagtttctttcatatagtcgcttcataatgcgatagttttattataaacctaatataaaagttatgatacataaatggacacttcggcgattgataactccagtttgaaatatggtcgaccGACACCAGCacatgtgatcaatatatatatatatttaggaccCCGTAAAATTTTTGCCCGTTTTAGATATGGTTTAACCGTTGGTATCTACGGTCAATCAAAAAAGAGGCggtttgacatattgaaaccccattgaccggggcttttctaaatgagtttccttagtgcgaccgcgcacaataggtaacaaaaatgaggtgattttagttatgcaaacggttttcgacattcgcatctttgtaatgggtctttcttttatggcatattagtgttgttttcggtttatcagaaattttgacggtcagacgatgtccgaattggttgaaattttaaaatggtcactaaatatatatactgatcacattggCTAGAGTCGATCGATCctgagaagtttctttcatatagtcgtttcataatgcgatagttttattataaacctaatataaaggttatgatacattagttgacacttcggcgattgataactccagttcgaaatatggtcgatcgataccagtagatgtgttcagtatatatatttaaggaccccgtaaaaatttcgtctgttttagatatggtttgaccgttcgtacctacggtcaaccaaaaaagatgcgttttgacatatttaaaccccattgaccggggctttgctaaatgggtttcctcagtGCCCGAAAATGATATATAACAAAAatgaggtgatttcagatatgcaaatggctttcagcgttcgcatctttgtaataggtcatcccttagagcatatttgtggtgttttcggtttatcaGAAATTCTGACTGTCAAACAAGGTacgaattgaatgaaatttttacagggtcactaaatatatataccgatcacatcggcgggtgtcgattgatcccgaaacttaatataaaagttatgatacattagtgaacACTTCGGCGGttgataactccagttcgaaatatggttgacCGACACCAGCgcatgtgatcaatatatatatatatatatttaggaccCCGTAAAATTTTTGCCCGTTTtagatattgtttgaccgttggtacctacggtcaaccaaaaaagagacgttttgacatattaaaactccattgaccggggctttgctaaatgggtttcctcagtgcgaccgcgcacgataggtaacaaaaatgagGTGATTTCAGTTATGCAAACGATTTCgacgttcgcatctttgtaatgggtcttccttttatggcatattagtgttgttttcggtttatcaGAAATTTTGACGGTTAGacgaggtctgaattagacagggtcactaaatatatatatcgatcatatacttgcttcataatgcgataattttattcttaatctaataaaatatgtatgtataatattttattacatgacgggcttttacgggccgggctgGGTTCAACCCTCTAATCTAAGTCCGGCTCTCTACACACGGAAGCGGgttttggcgggctttctcgcgacccgggccgggtaaaaacTCATCGGGCTTACGGGCCTCCGCGGACTTTTcggatccgcgggctaaataaTGAGGCCTAACTTGGAGTACTCAGCAACCAATGTGCTACAAATTGGAGCATATTTATGCGCTGAAGTAGGGCTGGGCATGGGCCGGGACAGGCCGGGATTCACTTGATCCCGGTCCTGTCCTGCAGATTTTTAAAAGGGACGGGACATGGACGGGATTAGACTTTTTGAAAAGTGATCCTGCAAGGCCCGTATCTCGTTCGAGACCAGGACGGGACCAGGATCAAAACGGGACTATTCATCAATTTAAGCAAGAATTTCATACATAAAATTAAACTCCTGCAATTCAAAAGCAAATATTTATAACATAACAAAGTCATATATTAAGTCTCATACTAAACTAATGACAAAGTCACATATTAAGTCTTATACATAACAAAGTCATATAGTGGATTACTCAATTACATATTTAGGAATTTAGGAGTTCAAACCAATAGTCCAACACAACAGCAAAACAACTTAATGTCCAGCAACATTAGCTCCATGTTACATAAAGATCTAATCAACAACATGCACCACAGTCCTGGCCTTCCCCTTTGATTTGGGAAACACTGGAACACTTGAGGCAGTGTTCTCATGGTCTAACCAACAAACCAAACACAAGAAGTAAAAATAGTTAAAATACTTGGAAAAAAACatagaataagaaagaaagagaagcaaATTGATATTGTACCTAATTCAGCTTTTTCATAGAACTCTGTGTTCTCAATCGAAGCCAACTCATCTTCAACTTTAACTTAAGCAATGTCATCTCCCAACAACCAATTTTGCAGGCAAACTAAAGCCTCCACTGATTTAGGAGTCAATGAACTCCTAAATGGAGAAATCACTCTACCTCCAGTGCTAAAACATGACTCTGATGCAACTGTCGATTTTTGAATGGCAAGTACATCTCTTGCTATTGCTGCTATAACAGGATACTTAGGGCCATTTATCTTCCACCAACAcaatatattgaaattatcatcattatcatcaaCAGGTTCAAGAGGTGCATTCAAATATTGATCCACTTCATGAGTTAACACTGCCTCATCAGTCTCTTGGACTATACTTCTCCAATTGTTCAACATCCTACCCCTCACACCTTTCTTAGGATTAGAGGTTGAAGTAGTGATTGTGCTGCTTGAACTTGTGGGACTTCCTGATCTGCGGATATGTCTACCACCATCGACATGTGGTGCATActgaaaattaagaaataaagaaagacaaAGAAATCGTATTATAAATAATGATATAAATGTGAATTTGTTGTCAAGTGTAGCACTACTAATCAGAGTGACTGTATATAGAATGCTAATCAAAGTGATTGTATAGAAAATGATTTATTTATATCCTAGGGGAACATAACTACATAAGACAAAGTGATTGTATATAGAATGCTATTTATGTACATAGAGTGCTAATCAAGCTCaacagaaaatataaaacacTGATTACAATTCATAACCATGGATCATATATGCTAAAGTTATTTAAATAAGCTTATATTAACTGATCACACTTCTTGTATGAAAGAATATCATATTAACATAAACAAACTCACACAAGAAAAGCATAATAGTACAAACTTAGCATATATAATCAATATATAGAGATCTAAGAGTTGTACCTCATTGTAGAGTGCCATCAATAGAGATTTGATTTCAGTGGTTCTGTATTCCACAATATCTTCATCCAGACCTTCCTCCCTCAAAACATGTGTATAATTTCTAAGCTTGAATCTTGCATCAAGTACAAGCCCGACAATAATCAAGTGATTAATGTCAGTAAAGCTGCCAAAGTATTTCAAGAACCTAGAACTCATATTTGCAGCCATTTCAGTTAATATCTTCTCTGTTTCAGATCCAGTTGCCATTTCAGGTTCAATGAAGAGGCTGTTGATGTTATTCTCCATTAAAACAACATCATGGAATGTTGTATGGACAGTGGGAGTCAAGCTTGCACTAACTCGTAGAGTAATATCATAAAACACACCCAACAACTCAACAAATACAACAGCCTTTTCCCAATCTTCTTTTCTAGGAGGTCCAACTCTATCTTTTCAACTAAGTGAACCTTCTGGAATAATAACAAAGCCATCCTCATCAATCTCCTCTTCTGGTTCCTTGAAATAATTCACATAAAGCTGATCCTCAGCTTCTAACATCCTAGCAAAGGCTTTCTTGAACTTGATGGCTGCCTCCAACATAAGATAAGTAGAATTCCATCTTGTTGGGACATCTAGACAAACTAGACCAGTATTCCCAAGCTTTTCAGCTACCACAGCTCTGCGAAAACTTTCAAGTCGATTAGGGGAAGACCTAACATACTTGATAGCATTCCTAATTGCTAAAACATTTTTCTGCAGCTTCTTCAAGCCATGTCCTACAACCAAATTGCATGTGTGCTGTGCATCTCACATGCATGTACTTACATCCTAAAACAGACTTGTAAGCATTAGAATCATTCATCTTTGCTTTCAACCACTCTATAGCTGACTTATTGGCAGCAGCATTGTCCATAGTAATTGTTAAAACTTTCTCAATCTCCCACTGCAGTAAACACGACTCTATAAGCCGGCCGATGGTTGCCCCTTGGTGATTTTGGATAACACAGAAGTTTAAAAATCCTCTTGTGCATTTTCCAATCTTGATCAATAAAGTGAGCAGTAAGTACCATATAGTTGATATTTTGCACACTAGTCCAAGTGTCAGTAGTGAGACTGACTCTATAACCCTTCAAAGTTTTATTCAACTCTTTTTTACCAACAACATACAACTTGTGGAAACGTGTAACCAATTTCTTACGCGAGGGTAAAGGACTATACAGAAGACACACCCTAGCACAAAACCTCCTAAACCCTGTCTTCTCAACAAAGCTAAAAGGCAACTCATCTATGACAATCATTTCAATTGTAGCAACAACATAGTCATCATCATTATAACCTACTGCAGTTATGTTGTTTGAACTAGACTTATCACCAGTTAGAACTTTTTGATTCTTATTAAGTCTTGTTGGGAAATACCTACAGAACTGGTTAATATGCCTAATCATCTCCGAAGTCCCACTATTATTCTCCACATTAAAATCTCCAATTTTCCCTCTAGGACAATGGATACAATGGGCTCGACGTTGCTCGATGCTTATTGGGTTTCCCTCTGCATCCTTACTCTTTATAATTTTCTTGTATTATTTGAAGTGTTCCCAAACAAAGCTACTACGTTTAATCAAAGTATTGACTACATTAGAATCACCTGGAGCTTGCTGGGTCGAAGGAGTTTGTTGGGTTGAAGAAGTTTGCTGGATTGAATGAGCTTCTTGCACTTCCTCGTTTGATGGTTCAATTTGAAGGGGCTCAGAAGGCTGAGGAGGTGATG containing:
- the LOC126794480 gene encoding tetraspanin-10 is translated as MGMGTSTFVIRWINFLTMLLAIAVVLFGVWMSTHHDGCRKSLTIPVLAIGAVIFLVSIIGFLGALKRSSILLWIYLILLCIILVGILVFTVLAFIVTNNGSGHSVADLRFKEYQLQDYSSWFLKELNNTHNWKHLKGCLVKSNDCNNLSKKYKTLTKYKSGKLTPIEAGCCRPPSECGYPAVNASYYDLSFHPVSSNKDCKLYKNARDTKCYNCDSCKAGVAQYMKTEWRVVAIFNVALFVVLSLIYFVGCCARRNAARDRSKT